The following proteins are encoded in a genomic region of Kosakonia oryzae:
- a CDS encoding TonB-dependent siderophore receptor has translation MKHTGHLFRDNSLKVMVLSIIAGYSGHAFTADLGKGNTKEETLVVSAAASQGEEDENTLVAHNAAAVTKSNQPISRTSQSISVVTQAEIATHAARNIPQALRYVSGVTSENSGADTRFDTIIVRGFEADEYLDGLRLPREAWWSRPAWEPFLLSRIEVVKGPSSVLYGQANPGGIVNMVSKMPQATPAGQIYVSSGNHNQFGTGIDTTGALNESQTLLGRIAGTFFDTETQVAHTRYQHYDIAPSFTWQPDAQTSLTLLSQLRKDPDSGFYNQMPTSGTLTHNPFGKISTDTYIGQPGYDKYQREQGSVGYQFRHDFNDIVTFRQNVRYLSSTGRYRMVYPVGIHADAPLVDRATMNIKETMSNFAMDNQAELHLQSGPVQHTLLAGIDRIHTSVRSRSGYGDAGSINYLDPDYNTSVDDTPYTSSTHNTLDQTGFYLQDQMELNNWILSLAGRYDDAKTKNIDLLSDSRTERNDYVTTGRAGLLYHFDNGLAPYISYSTSFVPSSSNDYNGHPFKPTRGKQSEIGLKYDPVGLDALFTVALYNLRETNMATADTDHPGFSIQTGEVRSQGLELEGRINMTPAWTVLGSWNLISQTVRSANDGTQGKHPVGVSRNTGKLWSQYAFNGALDGFSIGGGVRYMGTSYANTSNTLKVPAATVYDARVAYQWRQWQLALNADNIGNKTYIASCNNLGCEYALKRQYVATVSYAW, from the coding sequence ATGAAACACACAGGTCATTTATTCAGGGATAACTCATTGAAAGTGATGGTGTTAAGCATCATTGCAGGATACAGCGGGCATGCTTTTACTGCCGACCTCGGGAAGGGTAACACAAAAGAAGAGACGCTGGTGGTCAGCGCTGCCGCCTCTCAGGGGGAAGAGGATGAGAATACGCTGGTGGCACATAATGCCGCAGCAGTGACCAAATCCAATCAACCCATCAGCCGGACTTCGCAGAGTATCTCCGTCGTGACTCAGGCTGAGATCGCCACGCACGCCGCCAGAAATATTCCGCAAGCGCTGCGCTATGTCTCAGGCGTTACTTCGGAAAATTCGGGTGCTGATACCCGCTTTGACACGATCATCGTGCGCGGTTTCGAAGCGGATGAATATCTCGACGGTCTGCGCCTGCCCAGAGAAGCCTGGTGGAGCCGTCCCGCCTGGGAGCCGTTCCTGCTGTCACGTATTGAGGTGGTAAAAGGGCCGTCGTCCGTGCTGTATGGTCAGGCGAATCCCGGCGGCATCGTTAACATGGTGAGCAAAATGCCGCAGGCCACGCCAGCGGGCCAGATTTACGTCAGTAGTGGCAATCACAATCAGTTTGGCACGGGGATCGATACAACCGGCGCACTCAATGAGTCTCAAACGCTGCTCGGACGCATCGCCGGAACCTTCTTCGACACCGAAACCCAGGTGGCGCATACCCGCTATCAGCACTATGACATCGCGCCTTCCTTTACCTGGCAGCCGGATGCGCAGACCTCGCTGACGCTCCTGTCTCAGTTGCGTAAAGATCCGGACAGCGGCTTCTACAACCAGATGCCCACTTCCGGCACATTGACGCACAATCCGTTCGGTAAAATCTCCACGGACACCTACATTGGTCAACCCGGCTACGATAAGTATCAACGCGAGCAGGGCAGCGTGGGCTACCAGTTCCGCCACGATTTCAACGATATTGTCACCTTCCGGCAGAATGTGCGCTATCTCAGCAGTACCGGTCGCTATCGGATGGTTTATCCCGTGGGCATACACGCGGATGCGCCGCTGGTCGATCGCGCCACGATGAACATCAAAGAGACGATGTCTAACTTCGCGATGGATAACCAGGCGGAGTTGCATCTGCAGAGCGGGCCGGTGCAGCACACCCTGCTGGCCGGTATCGATCGGATACATACCTCAGTGCGCAGCCGCTCGGGGTACGGTGATGCTGGCTCCATCAACTATCTGGATCCGGACTACAACACCTCGGTAGACGACACGCCTTATACCAGCAGTACGCACAATACTCTCGACCAGACCGGTTTCTATTTGCAGGATCAGATGGAGCTGAATAACTGGATCCTGAGTCTTGCTGGCCGCTATGACGATGCCAAAACCAAAAATATCGATTTGTTAAGCGACAGCCGTACGGAGCGCAATGACTATGTCACCACCGGACGCGCCGGTCTGCTCTACCACTTTGATAATGGGCTTGCCCCCTATATCAGCTACTCCACCTCATTTGTTCCCAGCAGCAGCAATGATTACAACGGTCATCCGTTTAAACCGACCCGTGGGAAACAGAGTGAGATCGGCCTGAAATACGATCCTGTGGGGTTGGATGCGCTGTTTACTGTTGCCCTCTACAATCTGCGCGAAACTAACATGGCCACCGCCGACACGGATCATCCTGGCTTTAGCATTCAGACCGGAGAGGTCCGCTCCCAGGGGCTTGAGTTGGAGGGGCGCATCAATATGACTCCGGCGTGGACGGTTCTGGGCTCCTGGAACCTGATTAGCCAGACGGTCCGCAGCGCTAATGACGGCACCCAGGGCAAACACCCGGTGGGGGTATCCCGCAATACGGGGAAACTCTGGAGCCAGTACGCCTTTAACGGCGCGCTTGATGGCTTCTCGATTGGCGGGGGAGTGCGCTATATGGGCACCAGTTACGCGAATACCAGCAACACCCTGAAAGTTCCGGCGGCAACTGTCTACGACGCCCGGGTCGCCTATCAGTGGCGCCAGTGGCAGTTGGCGCTCAATGCGGA
- a CDS encoding AraC family transcriptional regulator, whose protein sequence is MTSQHGIDGIRQLQYGRGGEEPVHQHPQGQLIWARRGVAKIVTPQHIWLLSPGRAIWIPGGIPHGLQAIDNVVTHNIYFNPAFSQRQPAQCRGSSVTQLLDALLDAGLEASLSAERTGLIYGLLSDEFRRLAPVELCHITLPADRRLRQVCDILCRQLDHGETLAWWGKKVGASERTLARLFREETRLSFSEWKQQLRLMEAVCNLARGSAVTQLASELGYASPSAFIAMFRKKLGVSPQRYLQAAR, encoded by the coding sequence ATGACATCTCAGCACGGCATTGACGGTATTCGCCAGTTGCAGTACGGCAGAGGCGGTGAAGAACCCGTCCACCAGCATCCTCAGGGGCAACTTATCTGGGCACGTCGCGGCGTGGCGAAAATTGTTACGCCGCAGCATATCTGGCTGCTGTCACCGGGAAGAGCAATCTGGATACCTGGCGGGATCCCGCACGGGCTGCAGGCCATTGATAATGTGGTCACGCATAATATCTATTTTAATCCTGCATTTTCGCAGCGCCAGCCCGCTCAGTGCCGGGGGAGCAGCGTGACGCAGCTACTCGATGCGCTGCTGGATGCCGGGCTGGAGGCATCGCTCTCCGCTGAACGCACCGGGCTGATTTATGGGCTATTGAGCGACGAATTCCGCCGTTTAGCGCCGGTGGAACTCTGTCATATTACGTTGCCAGCCGACCGCCGGTTGCGGCAAGTGTGCGATATCCTCTGCCGCCAGCTCGATCACGGAGAGACGCTGGCCTGGTGGGGAAAGAAAGTCGGGGCCAGCGAGCGCACGCTGGCGCGACTGTTCCGGGAAGAAACGCGACTGAGTTTCTCCGAATGGAAGCAGCAGCTACGGCTGATGGAGGCCGTGTGTAATCTGGCGCGCGGCAGCGCGGTGACACAGCTTGCCAGCGAGCTGGGGTATGCCAGCCCCAGCGCGTTTATTGCTATGTTTCGTAAAAAACTGGGCGTGTCACCACAGCGTTATCTGCAGGCGGCACGCTAA
- a CDS encoding carbohydrate ABC transporter permease: MRGTPAVFRALIWIVALMTILPFLMALMTSFKTQMELFQGVFTLPASLNFKNYVTAWQQGHFNVYFMNSVLVVIPVVICSILLGILAGFGFAWLKIPGKKVVAALLGLGMVLPSEAFIIPLYHELRWMGLTNTYLALILPQIALSLPFTTLMIATALQQVPRELVEASVMDGASRRKILWGLLVPAIWPTLSTLALLLFIWTWNEFLIPLILVNKDELRTLPIGMMFFQNKNTIDIPVLMAGAMIVILPLVAVFLIFQRKFISGVTEGAVK; this comes from the coding sequence ATGCGTGGCACGCCAGCCGTTTTTCGTGCGCTTATCTGGATCGTGGCGCTGATGACCATTCTGCCGTTCCTGATGGCGCTGATGACCTCATTCAAAACCCAGATGGAGCTGTTCCAGGGCGTCTTTACCTTGCCTGCGTCACTCAACTTTAAAAACTACGTCACTGCCTGGCAGCAGGGCCATTTCAACGTTTACTTTATGAACTCGGTGCTGGTGGTGATCCCGGTGGTGATTTGCAGCATTCTGCTCGGCATTCTGGCCGGTTTTGGCTTTGCCTGGCTGAAGATCCCCGGCAAAAAGGTGGTGGCAGCGCTGCTTGGTCTTGGCATGGTGCTGCCGAGCGAAGCTTTTATTATTCCGCTGTATCACGAGCTGCGCTGGATGGGGCTGACCAACACTTACCTGGCACTGATTCTGCCGCAGATTGCCCTGTCGCTACCGTTTACCACGCTGATGATCGCTACGGCACTACAACAGGTGCCGCGCGAGTTAGTGGAAGCTTCAGTGATGGACGGCGCATCACGGCGTAAAATTCTGTGGGGCCTTCTGGTGCCCGCCATCTGGCCAACGTTATCGACGCTGGCGCTGCTGCTGTTTATCTGGACCTGGAACGAGTTCCTGATCCCCCTGATTCTGGTGAACAAAGATGAACTACGAACCCTGCCGATCGGCATGATGTTTTTCCAGAATAAAAACACCATTGATATCCCGGTGCTGATGGCGGGGGCGATGATCGTCATACTGCCTCTGGTGGCTGTATTCCTGATATTCCAGCGTAAATTTATCAGTGGCGTAACCGAAGGCGCGGTGAAATAA
- a CDS encoding carbohydrate ABC transporter permease encodes MLNKSAWRNALYLLPAVLVYAVFLLVPLLASLGISFTDWDGTSVPVFSGISNYLRMFSDPVFWVALGNNALLMLFYTLLPISVGLLLCSFLYETRNNNERSLLRIFFFLPYIMPMAVLGVVWRWLYNPAFGPIDQFLRAIGLPQLALSWLGDFNWALPAVGIVATWYFFGFCLVLFMSGLQRMDPSLLEAADLDGSSRRQKFMRITLPSLRPELRIALLLTVIASLKAFDLVYVMTQGGPGTSTMVTNLFMYKQGFDLHYFGYASAVAVFSMMIVLLINALIHFAIRERH; translated from the coding sequence ATGCTGAACAAATCTGCCTGGCGCAATGCGCTCTACCTTCTACCCGCAGTGCTGGTGTATGCGGTTTTTCTGCTGGTGCCGTTGCTGGCATCGCTGGGTATCAGTTTTACCGACTGGGATGGCACCTCCGTGCCAGTCTTCAGCGGCATCAGCAACTACCTGCGTATGTTCAGCGATCCGGTGTTCTGGGTGGCGCTGGGCAACAACGCATTGCTGATGTTGTTCTATACGCTATTGCCGATTAGTGTTGGTTTGCTGCTGTGCAGTTTCCTGTATGAAACGCGCAATAATAACGAGCGTAGCCTGTTGCGCATCTTCTTTTTCCTGCCGTATATCATGCCGATGGCGGTTCTTGGCGTGGTGTGGCGCTGGTTGTACAACCCGGCATTTGGCCCGATCGACCAGTTTTTGCGTGCGATTGGTCTGCCGCAGTTGGCGCTGTCATGGCTGGGGGATTTCAACTGGGCATTGCCTGCCGTCGGCATAGTAGCGACCTGGTATTTCTTCGGTTTTTGCCTGGTGCTGTTTATGTCGGGATTGCAGCGCATGGATCCCTCGTTGCTGGAGGCGGCCGATCTGGATGGCTCCTCGCGGCGGCAAAAATTTATGCGTATCACGCTGCCGTCACTGCGCCCCGAGTTACGTATCGCGCTGCTGCTGACGGTTATCGCCAGCCTGAAAGCCTTCGATCTGGTCTACGTGATGACGCAGGGTGGGCCGGGCACCTCAACCATGGTCACCAATCTCTTTATGTATAAGCAGGGCTTTGACCTGCACTACTTCGGCTATGCCTCGGCCGTTGCGGTATTCAGTATGATGATTGTGTTGTTGATCAACGCGTTAATCCACTTTGCTATTCGGGAGCGTCACTGA
- a CDS encoding ABC transporter substrate-binding protein produces MCDSTVRSQYFCSSLRTLSRLVSAGVLLGAAMTSAQAVTLNEWDIYNYPQQTEAVDEAIKVFQQQNPGIVIQRSVHSFEDTRIPLKLALTAGDGPQIAQVNQGGGDMGSLVKDKLLWPLDDYAKTYGWTTRFPDSILKRNRWSDNQDFGSGKLYGVASLGEMVGLYYNKALLDKAGVAVPKTLAELEQAMEKLKAQGTPPMMLGLLDGNMGQQLLSTLWEAQIESSDRKKLDDLIYDVGGTFKDDKLVKAANMMKSWNDKGYFFTGYQGIGHDDAATLFQNGQAAFLVSGTWYLGQFKDNKDIHFAAMPMGAGVQHALMVGGTDLAYSITSTAKTKEQRDAAAKFIDYIVSDEMANRWLKVGFLPASASKNAQIPADNPLLAETYQVWVTLNEHDGLGHYVDWATPTMNAELNQNVQQLLAGRQTADQMVARFDDNYQRYLKTLKH; encoded by the coding sequence ATGTGTGATTCAACCGTACGTTCGCAGTACTTCTGTAGCTCTCTTCGCACCCTGTCTCGTCTGGTTTCCGCGGGGGTGCTGCTCGGCGCAGCGATGACCTCGGCGCAGGCGGTGACCCTGAATGAGTGGGACATTTATAACTATCCGCAGCAGACAGAAGCGGTGGATGAAGCGATCAAAGTGTTTCAGCAGCAGAATCCTGGCATTGTCATCCAGCGTTCTGTGCACTCCTTCGAAGATACCCGTATCCCGCTCAAACTGGCGCTGACAGCGGGTGATGGCCCGCAGATCGCCCAGGTTAACCAGGGCGGTGGCGACATGGGCTCTCTGGTGAAAGACAAGCTGCTTTGGCCGCTGGATGATTACGCCAAAACCTACGGCTGGACAACGCGCTTCCCGGATTCAATCCTGAAACGTAACCGCTGGTCCGATAATCAGGACTTCGGCAGCGGCAAACTGTATGGCGTCGCCAGCCTCGGTGAAATGGTTGGCCTGTATTACAACAAAGCGTTGCTGGATAAAGCCGGTGTCGCCGTGCCAAAAACTCTCGCTGAGCTGGAACAGGCGATGGAAAAGCTGAAAGCGCAGGGCACCCCGCCAATGATGCTGGGGTTGCTGGATGGCAACATGGGCCAGCAACTGCTCAGTACTCTCTGGGAAGCGCAGATCGAAAGCAGCGATCGTAAAAAACTCGATGACCTGATTTACGATGTGGGCGGTACCTTTAAAGATGACAAGCTGGTGAAGGCCGCCAACATGATGAAAAGCTGGAACGACAAAGGCTATTTCTTCACCGGCTACCAGGGGATTGGCCATGACGATGCCGCCACTCTGTTCCAGAACGGGCAGGCCGCCTTCCTGGTGAGCGGTACCTGGTATCTGGGGCAATTCAAAGATAATAAAGATATTCATTTTGCTGCGATGCCAATGGGCGCGGGCGTGCAGCACGCGCTGATGGTGGGAGGAACTGACCTCGCGTACTCCATCACCAGCACGGCGAAAACCAAAGAGCAGCGGGATGCCGCCGCAAAGTTCATCGACTATATCGTGTCGGATGAGATGGCGAACCGCTGGCTGAAAGTGGGCTTCCTGCCCGCCAGCGCCAGCAAAAATGCGCAAATCCCGGCGGATAACCCGTTACTGGCCGAGACCTACCAGGTGTGGGTAACGCTGAACGAGCATGATGGCCTCGGTCATTACGTGGACTGGGCGACCCCGACCATGAACGCCGAACTGAATCAGAATGTGCAGCAACTTCTGGCCGGGCGGCAAACCGCCGACCAGATGGTTGCCAGGTTCGACGACAACTATCAACGCTACCTGAAAACCCTGAAGCACTGA
- a CDS encoding GNAT family N-acetyltransferase, which produces MTAEAVIRHATGADFPALSRICLETANAGKDATALYSDPALPGLRFVIPYARFAPDFALVLEQQGEVVGYAVAVPDTRAFEALLNQQWWPMLQAQYRGYPASAPLDSKVLDTLFQPETAADLLVSQWPAHLHINLLPSAQQGGWGRKLIEQLLALLRQANVPGVHLGVSLQNEQVCGFYQRLGFTPIVRSNAIYMGQLL; this is translated from the coding sequence ATGACGGCTGAAGCTGTTATTCGTCACGCTACCGGGGCGGATTTTCCCGCGCTCTCGCGTATTTGTTTAGAAACCGCCAATGCCGGAAAAGACGCGACAGCGCTCTATTCTGACCCCGCCCTGCCCGGCCTGCGCTTTGTGATTCCCTACGCTCGTTTTGCGCCGGATTTCGCACTGGTGCTGGAACAGCAAGGCGAGGTGGTCGGCTATGCGGTGGCCGTACCGGATACCCGTGCCTTCGAGGCGCTGCTGAACCAGCAGTGGTGGCCGATGTTGCAGGCGCAATATCGTGGCTATCCGGCCAGCGCCCCGCTCGACAGCAAAGTTCTGGATACCCTCTTCCAGCCGGAGACCGCCGCCGATCTGTTGGTAAGCCAGTGGCCAGCGCACCTGCATATCAATCTGCTGCCATCCGCTCAGCAGGGTGGCTGGGGGCGCAAACTGATTGAGCAACTGCTGGCGTTGCTGCGCCAGGCGAATGTGCCCGGCGTGCACCTCGGCGTTAGCCTGCAAAATGAGCAGGTTTGCGGTTTTTATCAGCGCCTTGGCTTCACGCCCATCGTGCGCAGCAACGCCATTTATATGGGCCAGTTACTTTAA
- a CDS encoding ABC transporter ATP-binding protein, with protein sequence MTSLHLQSVKKSYEQVNVIHGIDLTINSGEFVVFVGPSGCGKSTLLRMIAGLEEISDGKLLIEGADMTHQPATERGIAMVFQSYALYPNMTVRGNLAYPLEVMKRPKTEIAQAIAQTAERLHLTELLDRLPRALSGGQRQRVAIGRAIIRHPRIFLFDEPLSNLDAELRLQMRIEIARLHASLGNTMIYVTHDQLEAMTLADRIVVLRQGRIEQVGAPLELYHDPDNLFVAGFIGSPKMNFLPAEVAAIAPGEVQLRVPSLGLPALTMKIDAACQEGQKVTLGVRPEHFQPASSASAPLSFSAPLSFSEMLGHTNYLYLDVGLERLLVIEERNVASHEMGEPVRYQLDAGSCLLFDEGGMRLR encoded by the coding sequence ATGACCAGCCTGCATCTGCAAAGCGTTAAGAAGTCTTACGAGCAAGTGAACGTGATTCACGGTATCGATCTCACCATCAACAGCGGTGAATTTGTGGTGTTTGTTGGCCCCTCGGGCTGCGGAAAATCGACGCTGCTTCGCATGATTGCCGGGCTGGAGGAGATCAGCGATGGCAAGCTGCTGATTGAGGGCGCGGATATGACCCACCAGCCAGCGACCGAGCGCGGTATCGCCATGGTGTTTCAGTCCTACGCGCTTTACCCGAATATGACGGTGCGCGGCAACCTCGCTTATCCGCTGGAAGTGATGAAGCGTCCGAAAACCGAGATCGCACAGGCCATTGCGCAGACTGCGGAGCGCCTGCATCTGACCGAGCTGCTTGATCGTCTGCCACGTGCTTTGTCAGGCGGGCAACGTCAGCGCGTGGCGATTGGGCGCGCTATTATTCGCCATCCGCGCATTTTCCTGTTTGATGAACCCCTGTCGAATCTGGATGCTGAGCTACGTTTGCAGATGCGTATCGAAATCGCCCGGCTGCACGCCTCATTGGGTAATACCATGATTTACGTCACCCATGACCAGCTGGAAGCGATGACGCTGGCCGACCGTATAGTGGTGCTGCGTCAGGGCCGTATTGAGCAGGTCGGTGCACCACTGGAGCTGTATCACGATCCGGACAATCTGTTTGTCGCCGGATTTATTGGTTCGCCAAAGATGAATTTCTTACCCGCAGAAGTGGCCGCCATCGCGCCTGGCGAAGTGCAGTTGCGCGTGCCTTCTCTCGGCCTTCCCGCATTAACCATGAAGATTGACGCTGCCTGCCAGGAAGGGCAGAAAGTGACGCTTGGCGTACGTCCCGAACATTTTCAGCCGGCCAGCTCAGCCAGCGCGCCGTTAAGCTTTAGCGCACCGCTGTCGTTCAGTGAGATGCTGGGCCACACCAATTATCTTTATCTGGATGTAGGCCTGGAGCGGCTGCTGGTGATTGAGGAGCGTAACGTGGCAAGCCATGAGATGGGTGAGCCGGTGCGTTACCAACTGGATGCGGGGAGTTGTTTGTTGTTTGATGAGGGGGGAATGCGGTTGCGGTAA
- a CDS encoding ROK family transcriptional regulator, whose translation MIAPNVTARILRLIVENAPISQSDLKVRSGLSMSTVSQATNRLLTGGIVQELGLRRVSMGRPKTLLGLNPDHASVIGIQLNAERNLIVLTDLGGNIIGEQQMPSGAMTPKQLGDALAKFLRGVENRKVGAIGLALSGLVDASNGYCVRSRVLDWDNVPIAMLLEERFSLPVFIENDANALAMAALVFGQLGHAQSAIIATFGKGIGAGILLDRQLYRGRHGKAGEIGNALLGDGSERLLEDVASSQAILQRVAATLKDEVPQALRDLDMRPTQEVLSALAEAGHQLGMSLANLSIAYDPDVVYLAMEPQMASRILLDNITQSFQTYRLKLTPHMTPLQFITESNRMWAQGAAGFAVNKLLDLLAAQADEEIAS comes from the coding sequence ATGATTGCTCCGAACGTAACTGCCCGTATTCTGCGGCTGATTGTCGAAAATGCGCCGATCAGCCAGTCCGATCTCAAAGTGCGCAGCGGCCTGAGTATGTCAACGGTCTCGCAGGCCACTAATCGCCTGCTGACCGGGGGCATCGTACAGGAGCTGGGGCTGCGACGTGTCTCGATGGGGCGTCCCAAAACCCTGCTCGGTCTTAATCCCGACCACGCCAGCGTGATCGGCATCCAGCTCAATGCGGAACGTAATCTGATTGTGCTGACCGACCTGGGCGGCAATATTATCGGTGAGCAGCAAATGCCTTCCGGGGCCATGACACCGAAACAACTGGGTGATGCGCTGGCAAAGTTTCTGCGCGGCGTGGAGAACAGAAAGGTGGGCGCCATTGGCCTGGCGCTGTCTGGTCTGGTGGATGCCAGCAATGGCTATTGCGTGCGCTCACGCGTGCTGGACTGGGATAACGTTCCGATTGCCATGCTACTGGAGGAGCGCTTCTCGCTGCCGGTATTTATCGAAAATGACGCCAACGCTTTAGCGATGGCGGCGCTGGTATTTGGTCAGCTTGGTCATGCGCAATCGGCAATTATCGCCACCTTTGGCAAAGGGATTGGCGCAGGTATTCTGCTCGATCGCCAGCTCTATCGCGGCCGTCATGGTAAAGCGGGTGAGATTGGCAATGCTCTGCTGGGGGATGGCTCCGAGCGCCTGCTGGAAGATGTCGCTTCATCGCAAGCGATTCTGCAACGGGTGGCCGCCACGCTGAAAGATGAGGTGCCGCAGGCGCTGCGCGATCTGGATATGCGCCCGACGCAGGAGGTGCTGAGCGCGCTGGCGGAGGCCGGGCATCAGTTGGGTATGTCGCTGGCAAACCTGTCGATTGCCTATGATCCCGATGTGGTCTATCTGGCGATGGAGCCACAAATGGCATCGCGCATTTTGCTGGATAATATCACCCAGAGTTTCCAGACCTATCGCCTGAAACTGACGCCGCATATGACGCCGTTGCAGTTTATTACCGAATCAAATCGAATGTGGGCACAGGGTGCGGCGGGTTTTGCGGTGAATAAATTGCTGGATTTGCTGGCTGCACAGGCGGATGAAGAAATAGCGTCGTAA
- a CDS encoding BadF/BadG/BcrA/BcrD ATPase family protein gives MLGIDGGGTRCRGRLTDAQGQLLAEARGGPANVWSHFEAAIDAIERVIDDLFTQAALPAAARAQTVLVAGLAGANVASVKARLESWQPVCQSRYVFTDVETACAGAHNGAPGAVFITGTGSQGAAWDGTQFTLLGGWGFALSDAGSGAVLGQRALRLALLAHEGIVPSSALTQRIMAHYHDSPEQMLIWSRQATPADWGRIVPDVFAAAHADDVHGAALVQQTAADIALMIQPLLARSHGKLALMGGLAAPIQPWLPADIAALLVPPQGDALSGALRLASQFSMNQPA, from the coding sequence ATGCTGGGTATTGATGGTGGTGGTACGCGCTGTCGTGGACGTCTCACCGACGCTCAGGGACAATTGCTGGCGGAAGCGCGCGGCGGGCCGGCCAATGTCTGGTCGCACTTTGAAGCGGCGATTGACGCTATCGAGCGGGTGATTGACGATCTTTTCACTCAGGCGGCGTTACCGGCAGCGGCGCGGGCACAAACCGTGCTGGTGGCGGGGCTCGCCGGGGCGAATGTCGCCTCGGTCAAAGCACGTCTGGAGAGCTGGCAGCCGGTCTGCCAGTCGCGCTATGTTTTTACCGATGTCGAAACGGCCTGCGCCGGGGCGCATAATGGCGCGCCAGGGGCGGTATTTATCACCGGCACAGGCAGCCAGGGCGCGGCGTGGGATGGCACACAGTTTACCCTGCTCGGCGGCTGGGGATTTGCCCTCTCCGATGCGGGTTCAGGCGCGGTGCTGGGGCAGCGTGCGCTCCGACTGGCGCTGCTAGCCCATGAAGGCATTGTGCCGTCCTCGGCGCTGACACAACGCATCATGGCGCATTACCACGACAGCCCGGAACAGATGCTAATCTGGTCACGTCAGGCAACGCCAGCCGACTGGGGGCGGATAGTGCCGGACGTTTTCGCCGCTGCGCATGCGGATGACGTGCATGGCGCCGCGCTGGTTCAGCAAACCGCTGCGGATATCGCACTGATGATACAGCCGCTACTGGCGCGCAGCCACGGTAAGCTGGCGTTGATGGGGGGCCTGGCCGCGCCGATCCAGCCCTGGCTTCCGGCGGATATCGCCGCACTACTGGTGCCTCCGCAGGGCGATGCGCTGAGCGGTGCGCTACGGCTTGCCAGCCAGTTCAGTATGAACCAACCCGCATAA
- a CDS encoding Gfo/Idh/MocA family protein, which translates to MKVGIIGLGFRLSHVVKEFSKADTEFSVVGYVDPAPAGLPNLHTFGIDPGKAFDSIDALLSHGGFDLLLIGSPNFMHLEHIRQGLAAGYTVFTEKPVVINEEQTMSMARLVQQYGHERILVGLVLRYSPLYHDLLMARDDKRLGEITSIEATEHIKPYHGAFFQRDWRRLEKYAGPYILEKCCHDIDLYQGLVGERPVRVASFGGRKSFTPQHAPQGAVTPDSEVYHIKPSGWSSTDAVFDSDADIVDYQTAIIEYAGGATLAFHANLNVPDEFRRFCVMGTDGMAEGDFVRNYFRVHNARTGEREVDTTYSGNAYDGHYGADALMAEEIVKHIKQGTPLKVTVVDALEAGLTAIKIDEARKSKTVVDMTESWKQFDASLGKN; encoded by the coding sequence ATGAAAGTGGGCATTATTGGTCTTGGCTTTCGTCTTTCCCATGTGGTGAAAGAGTTCAGCAAAGCCGATACAGAATTCTCAGTAGTGGGTTATGTTGATCCGGCTCCGGCGGGTTTACCCAATCTTCACACCTTCGGTATCGATCCCGGCAAGGCATTCGACAGCATCGACGCACTGTTGAGCCATGGCGGTTTTGATCTGCTGTTGATCGGCTCACCGAACTTTATGCATCTTGAGCATATTCGTCAGGGACTGGCAGCGGGTTATACCGTCTTCACCGAGAAGCCGGTGGTCATCAATGAAGAACAGACGATGTCGATGGCGCGGCTGGTGCAGCAGTATGGTCACGAGCGTATTCTGGTCGGTCTGGTGCTGCGCTACTCGCCGCTGTACCACGACCTGTTGATGGCGCGTGATGATAAACGCCTCGGAGAGATTACCTCCATCGAAGCCACCGAACATATCAAGCCATACCATGGAGCCTTCTTCCAGCGCGACTGGCGTCGGCTGGAGAAATACGCCGGTCCGTACATTCTGGAAAAATGCTGTCACGATATCGATCTTTATCAGGGCTTAGTGGGTGAGCGCCCGGTACGCGTCGCCAGCTTTGGTGGCCGTAAATCCTTTACCCCGCAACACGCGCCGCAGGGTGCCGTCACCCCTGATTCCGAGGTGTATCATATCAAGCCGAGCGGCTGGTCCAGTACCGACGCGGTGTTTGATAGCGACGCCGATATCGTCGATTACCAGACAGCCATCATTGAATACGCCGGTGGCGCCACCCTGGCCTTTCACGCCAACCTCAACGTGCCGGATGAGTTCCGTCGTTTCTGCGTAATGGGCACCGACGGCATGGCGGAAGGTGATTTTGTGCGTAACTATTTCCGCGTGCATAACGCCCGTACCGGTGAGCGTGAAGTAGATACCACTTACAGCGGCAACGCTTACGATGGTCACTATGGTGCTGATGCGCTGATGGCCGAAGAGATTGTGAAACACATTAAACAGGGAACGCCGCTGAAAGTCACGGTGGTGGACGCACTGGAAGCCGGACTCACCGCGATTAAAATCGACGAAGCGCGAAAATCGAAAACCGTGGTGGATATGACAGAAAGCTGGAAACAATTTGACGCCAGCCTGGGGAAAAATTAG